A genomic segment from Modestobacter roseus encodes:
- a CDS encoding TetR/AcrR family transcriptional regulator, which translates to MSTRPATRPARERLLAAAGELFYESGIAATGVDAVLARARVAPATMYAHFAGKDGLVAAYLQRRYELWEQTWDEVLAERTDPVDRLLSVFDAVDRFREREGSGRGCAFLAAATELPHGHPGHPWLQADSRLLTQRLRELAAAAGVTDPDEVATTLLLCYDGALARAARESTSPELAAGSSVTRARALAAGWLAARGHLRAG; encoded by the coding sequence ATGAGCACCCGCCCCGCGACCCGACCGGCCCGCGAACGGCTGCTCGCCGCCGCCGGCGAGCTCTTCTACGAGTCCGGCATCGCCGCGACCGGGGTCGACGCGGTGCTCGCCCGCGCCCGGGTCGCCCCGGCCACGATGTACGCCCACTTCGCCGGCAAGGACGGCCTCGTGGCGGCCTACCTGCAGCGGCGGTACGAGCTGTGGGAGCAGACCTGGGACGAGGTGCTCGCCGAGCGCACCGACCCGGTCGACCGGTTGCTGTCGGTCTTCGACGCCGTCGACCGGTTCCGCGAGCGGGAGGGCAGCGGACGCGGGTGCGCGTTCCTCGCCGCAGCCACCGAGCTGCCCCACGGACACCCCGGCCATCCGTGGCTGCAGGCCGACTCCCGACTGCTCACCCAGCGGCTGCGCGAGCTCGCCGCCGCCGCGGGCGTGACCGACCCGGACGAGGTCGCCACCACCCTGCTGCTCTGCTACGACGGCGCACTGGCCCGGGCGGCCCGCGAGTCGACCAGCCCGGAGCTCGCCGCCGGGTCCTCGGTCACCCGGGCGCGCGCTCTCGCCGCCGGCTGGCTCGCCGCCCGCGGCCACCTGCGCGCCGGCTGA
- a CDS encoding MFS transporter: MKRSLQSRPVDRPAALVVPGLAVIAVTYGLARYGFGLYLPQFRDAFGISPGTAGGIAAAGYLAYCLAAAVAQRLTGRARARTTLWLAGGAAALGSLLVAAAWSVPALAVGALLAGSGAGAATPALVAAVAATVRPDAQPRAQAVVNSGTGVGVVVGGLLVLSVPDVWRPAWAGFAVAAVLVTAWADRSSRWPTVAEARPEVPVRALARPLVAALVAGAGCAAVWTFARDLMTADGGLPAGTTGLLWCVLGGAGLVGGLSGDLVVRFGLRRAWLWSTAIAAAATALLAALPGAPVVAGVALGGFGAAFVALSGVLIVWGGHRLPAAAPQAAAVLFIALTVGQAVGALVLGAVAGATGLRTAFGAAAVLVLVAAPAAERAARQPGS; the protein is encoded by the coding sequence ATGAAACGATCGTTACAGTCGCGGCCCGTCGACCGGCCGGCCGCCCTGGTCGTGCCCGGGCTGGCCGTCATCGCGGTCACCTACGGGCTGGCCAGGTACGGCTTCGGGCTCTACCTGCCGCAGTTCCGCGACGCGTTCGGCATCTCACCGGGCACGGCCGGGGGCATCGCGGCAGCCGGCTACCTCGCCTACTGCCTGGCCGCCGCCGTCGCCCAGCGGCTCACCGGGCGGGCGCGGGCACGGACGACCCTGTGGCTGGCCGGGGGCGCGGCCGCGCTGGGGTCGCTGCTGGTGGCCGCCGCGTGGTCGGTCCCGGCCCTGGCCGTCGGTGCACTCCTGGCGGGCAGCGGGGCGGGGGCGGCCACCCCGGCGCTGGTCGCCGCGGTGGCGGCGACGGTGCGGCCGGACGCCCAGCCGCGGGCGCAGGCGGTGGTCAACAGCGGCACCGGGGTCGGCGTCGTCGTCGGTGGGCTGCTGGTGCTCAGCGTGCCCGACGTCTGGCGGCCGGCCTGGGCCGGCTTCGCGGTCGCGGCCGTGCTCGTCACCGCGTGGGCCGACCGGTCCAGCCGCTGGCCCACCGTCGCCGAGGCCCGACCGGAGGTGCCGGTGCGCGCGCTCGCCCGGCCGCTGGTCGCCGCGCTGGTGGCCGGCGCCGGCTGCGCTGCCGTGTGGACGTTCGCGCGCGACCTGATGACCGCCGACGGCGGGCTGCCCGCCGGCACGACCGGGCTGCTGTGGTGCGTGCTGGGCGGGGCCGGCCTCGTCGGTGGGCTCAGCGGCGACCTGGTGGTCCGGTTCGGGCTGCGCCGTGCCTGGCTGTGGTCGACCGCGATCGCCGCCGCGGCCACCGCGCTGCTCGCCGCGCTGCCCGGCGCACCGGTCGTCGCGGGGGTTGCGCTGGGCGGTTTCGGCGCCGCGTTCGTCGCGCTCAGCGGGGTGCTCATCGTCTGGGGCGGGCACCGGCTCCCCGCCGCGGCACCGCAGGCCGCCGCGGTGCTCTTCATCGCCCTCACCGTGGGGCAGGCCGTCGGCGCCCTGGTGCTCGGCGCGGTCGCGGGCGCGACCGGACTGCGGACGGCGTTCGGAGCGGCCGCCGTCCTGGTGCTCGTGGCGGCGCCGGCCGCGGAGCGTGCGGCGCGTCAGCCGGGCAGCTGA
- a CDS encoding YihY/virulence factor BrkB family protein, translating into MPVVDKLDRLQRRHRAAGFPIAVVYKYVDDSGPYLAALITYYAFVSLFPLLLLFSTVLSNVLVDNPELQEQLLDSAMSQFPVVGEQLGEPRGLSGGVLGVVVGILGSLYGALGVAQAIQYAMNTAWAVPRNSRPNPFLARGLSLLLVVTAGVAVIGTTALATVTAGHAGSLGAASRALTVLGSVAINAVVFVFAFRLATARPLTIRQVLPGAFIAAVLWQLLQTFGVTYVSRVASGSSATNGVFALVLGLLAFLYLAAVVGVLCVEINVVRVHRLWPRALLTPFTDAVDLTPGDRRSYTGMAKAQRTKGFETVHVTFDPPDRDPD; encoded by the coding sequence GTGCCCGTCGTCGACAAGCTCGATCGGTTGCAGCGCAGACACCGGGCCGCCGGGTTCCCCATCGCCGTCGTCTACAAGTACGTCGACGACTCCGGCCCCTACCTCGCCGCGCTGATCACCTACTACGCCTTCGTCTCGCTGTTCCCGCTGCTGCTGCTGTTCTCGACCGTGCTGAGCAACGTCCTGGTCGACAACCCGGAGCTGCAGGAGCAGCTGCTGGACTCCGCGATGAGCCAGTTCCCCGTCGTCGGCGAGCAGCTCGGCGAGCCGCGGGGCCTCAGCGGCGGCGTCCTCGGGGTGGTCGTCGGCATCCTGGGTTCCCTCTACGGGGCCCTCGGCGTCGCCCAGGCGATCCAGTACGCGATGAACACCGCCTGGGCGGTGCCGCGCAACAGCCGGCCCAACCCCTTCCTCGCCCGCGGGCTCAGCCTGCTGCTGGTCGTCACCGCGGGGGTGGCGGTGATCGGGACGACGGCCCTCGCCACCGTCACCGCCGGCCACGCCGGGTCCCTGGGTGCGGCATCCCGGGCCCTGACCGTGCTCGGCTCGGTCGCGATCAACGCGGTCGTCTTCGTCTTCGCCTTCCGGCTGGCCACCGCCCGGCCGCTGACGATCCGCCAGGTGCTCCCGGGGGCGTTCATCGCCGCGGTGCTGTGGCAGCTGCTGCAGACCTTCGGCGTCACCTACGTCAGCCGGGTCGCCAGCGGTTCCAGCGCGACGAACGGCGTCTTCGCCCTGGTGCTCGGGCTCCTCGCCTTCCTCTACCTGGCCGCGGTGGTCGGCGTGCTCTGCGTGGAGATCAACGTGGTGCGCGTGCACCGGCTGTGGCCCCGGGCGCTGCTCACCCCCTTCACCGACGCGGTCGACCTCACCCCCGGCGACCGGCGCAGCTACACCGGCATGGCGAAGGCGCAGCGGACCAAGGGCTTCGAGACGGTGCACGTCACCTTCGACCCGCCGGACCGCGACCCGGACTGA
- a CDS encoding class I SAM-dependent methyltransferase yields the protein MTGEALLAAAAAAPGFMPADEGRALYEAARAVPVPGPLLEVGSWLGKSALYLAAAARETGRQVITVDHHRGSEEHQPGWEYHDASLVDPLVGRIDTLPGFRRTIAAAGAEDVVVAVVARSEVLAPLWSTPLALLFLDGSHTEASARRDQDAWVGKLAVGGTLAIHDVFPDPADGGQAPFGVYSRVLASGEFTELPGTGSLRLLRRSA from the coding sequence GTGACCGGCGAGGCGCTGCTCGCCGCGGCCGCCGCGGCGCCCGGCTTCATGCCGGCCGACGAGGGGCGCGCGCTGTACGAGGCCGCCCGCGCGGTGCCGGTGCCCGGTCCGCTGCTGGAGGTCGGCAGCTGGCTGGGCAAGTCGGCGCTGTACCTGGCCGCCGCGGCCCGGGAGACCGGGCGGCAGGTGATCACCGTCGACCACCACCGCGGCTCGGAGGAGCACCAGCCGGGCTGGGAGTACCACGACGCGTCCCTCGTCGACCCGCTCGTCGGCCGGATCGACACGCTGCCCGGCTTCCGGCGCACCATCGCCGCCGCCGGCGCGGAGGACGTCGTCGTCGCCGTGGTCGCGCGGTCGGAGGTGCTGGCGCCGCTGTGGTCGACCCCGCTGGCGCTGCTGTTCCTCGACGGCAGCCACACCGAGGCCTCCGCCCGTCGCGACCAGGACGCCTGGGTCGGCAAGCTCGCCGTCGGCGGCACGCTGGCGATCCACGACGTCTTCCCCGACCCCGCGGACGGCGGCCAGGCCCCCTTCGGCGTGTACTCGCGGGTGCTGGCGTCCGGGGAGTTCACCGAGCTGCCCGGCACCGGCTCGCTGCGCCTGCTGCGCCGCTCCGCCTGA
- a CDS encoding Hsp20/alpha crystallin family protein gives MMLTSYDPFASSSSLFRALDQLTGRTGTTTARPLAGMPMDAYRVGDNFVAHFDLPGVDPGSIDLQVEGTTLTISAERSVPQIEGAQWQVAERPFGSYTRQLVLGRSLDTDRLDASYHDGVLTVSIPVAERAKARKIAVTRADTPAAVDAHTIDGEQPAMESAAPAAEQPAQG, from the coding sequence ATGATGCTGACGTCCTACGACCCCTTCGCGTCCTCGTCGTCGCTGTTCCGGGCACTGGACCAGCTGACCGGCCGCACCGGCACCACGACCGCCCGGCCGCTCGCCGGCATGCCGATGGACGCCTACCGGGTGGGCGACAACTTCGTCGCCCACTTCGACCTCCCCGGCGTCGACCCCGGCTCCATCGACCTGCAGGTCGAGGGCACCACGCTGACCATCAGCGCGGAGCGCTCCGTGCCGCAGATCGAGGGCGCCCAGTGGCAGGTCGCCGAGCGCCCGTTCGGCAGCTACACCCGCCAACTGGTGCTCGGCCGCAGCCTGGACACCGACCGCCTGGACGCCAGCTACCACGACGGCGTGCTCACCGTGAGCATCCCGGTCGCGGAGCGGGCCAAGGCCCGCAAGATCGCCGTGACCCGCGCGGACACGCCGGCTGCGGTGGATGCACACACCATCGACGGCGAGCAGCCCGCGATGGAGTCGGCCGCGCCCGCGGCGGAGCAGCCGGCACAGGGCTGA
- the cydB gene encoding cytochrome d ubiquinol oxidase subunit II — translation MDLQTVWFAAVAVLWTGFLLLEGFDFGVAALLPVIGRKEADRHLMLRSIGPLWDGNEVWLITAAGAVFAAFPGWYATWLPALYLPFVLVLFGLIIRAVAFEWRHSHHTAAWDSTWTHVITAGSLIAALGIGAALGATTLGLPIDGDGNRVGGAFAGVGWPALLGAVAVLAYSMVHGAVFLALKTDGPVRVAARRFATRWAPVAALPLLLWAGLVHLRSGTVVTAGLWLVAALAVLVAWTFIRVDREGPAFTAWAVVMLGSAATIFGAAYPVVVPSTVDSAFDVTIADASVSDYTLTVMTWAAAVGLPIVLGYQAWTYWVFRKRLTAEPVEPAGETVSA, via the coding sequence ATGGACCTGCAGACTGTGTGGTTCGCCGCTGTCGCGGTGCTCTGGACCGGGTTCCTGCTGCTGGAGGGCTTCGACTTCGGCGTGGCCGCCCTGCTGCCGGTGATCGGCCGCAAGGAGGCCGACCGCCACCTGATGCTGCGCAGCATCGGCCCGCTGTGGGACGGCAACGAGGTGTGGCTGATCACTGCCGCCGGCGCCGTCTTCGCCGCCTTCCCCGGCTGGTACGCCACCTGGCTGCCCGCCCTGTACCTGCCCTTCGTGCTGGTGCTGTTCGGGCTGATCATCCGGGCGGTGGCCTTCGAGTGGCGACACTCGCACCACACCGCGGCCTGGGACAGCACCTGGACCCACGTCATCACCGCGGGCTCGCTGATCGCCGCACTGGGCATCGGTGCCGCGCTGGGCGCCACCACGCTCGGCCTGCCGATCGACGGCGACGGCAACCGGGTCGGCGGCGCGTTCGCCGGGGTCGGCTGGCCGGCGCTGCTGGGCGCGGTGGCGGTGCTCGCCTACTCGATGGTGCACGGTGCGGTCTTCCTCGCGCTGAAGACCGACGGCCCGGTGCGGGTGGCCGCCCGCCGGTTCGCCACCCGCTGGGCGCCGGTGGCCGCCCTGCCGCTCCTGCTGTGGGCCGGGCTGGTGCACCTGCGTTCGGGCACCGTGGTCACCGCCGGGCTGTGGCTGGTCGCCGCGCTGGCGGTGCTGGTCGCCTGGACGTTCATCCGGGTGGACCGGGAGGGCCCGGCGTTCACCGCCTGGGCGGTGGTGATGCTCGGTTCGGCCGCGACGATCTTCGGCGCCGCCTACCCGGTCGTCGTCCCCTCGACGGTCGACAGCGCCTTCGACGTCACGATCGCCGACGCCTCGGTCAGCGACTACACGCTGACCGTGATGACGTGGGCGGCCGCCGTCGGCCTGCCGATCGTGCTGGGCTACCAGGCCTGGACGTACTGGGTGTTCCGCAAGCGGCTGACCGCCGAGCCGGTCGAGCCCGCGGGGGAGACGGTGTCCGCGTGA
- a CDS encoding cytochrome ubiquinol oxidase subunit I yields the protein MDVLDVARWQFGITTVYHFLMVPLTIGLGILVAVMHTMWVRTDKPEWLRMTRFWGRVYLINFVLGVATGLVQEFQFGLAWSEYSRFVGDVFGSLLALEALLAFFLESTFLGLWIFGWGRIPKKLHLASLWAAVIGSIISAYFIIAANSWMQHPVGVVTNDATGRPEQVDFFAVLTNNTALAAFSHTIAGALMVAGAALVGIGLYHLRKRRLAGRSPEETDHAVWRRSARLGGYVSLIAFVLVAITGDYQAKLMYEQQPLKMSSAEALCTTEAPAPFSIFAFGKLSDNECDDVHSWTVPYLLSYLAHGDFSTAVPGVNELQEEYSAAYGATYPDDPSFGDKAGEPIDYTPVLAVTYWSFRLMIGMGMVSAAVGAYALWSTRRGRVPTSAIGVYGSLLAIGTPFLANAAGWIFTEMGRQPFVVYPNPDVPREEQVYFFTAQAVSPGVSAAEVWTSLIALTLVYGALAVVELWLLTRFVRRGVTTSDGAPTPGHTPEGSPDDDVSGGADVTPGSASTRRSDEDDVLSFAY from the coding sequence GTGGACGTCCTGGACGTGGCGCGCTGGCAGTTCGGGATCACCACCGTCTACCACTTCCTGATGGTCCCGCTGACCATCGGGCTGGGGATCCTGGTGGCGGTCATGCACACCATGTGGGTGCGCACCGACAAGCCCGAGTGGCTGCGGATGACGCGCTTCTGGGGGCGCGTCTACCTGATCAACTTCGTCCTCGGCGTGGCGACCGGACTGGTCCAGGAGTTCCAGTTCGGTCTGGCCTGGAGCGAGTACAGCCGCTTCGTCGGCGACGTCTTCGGCTCGCTGCTGGCCCTGGAGGCCCTGCTGGCCTTCTTCCTGGAGTCGACCTTCCTCGGCCTGTGGATCTTCGGCTGGGGCCGGATCCCGAAGAAGCTGCACCTGGCCTCGCTGTGGGCGGCGGTGATCGGGTCGATCATCAGCGCGTACTTCATCATCGCGGCCAACTCCTGGATGCAGCACCCGGTCGGCGTGGTCACCAACGACGCCACCGGCCGCCCCGAGCAGGTCGACTTCTTCGCGGTGCTGACCAACAACACCGCACTGGCCGCCTTCAGCCACACCATCGCCGGCGCGCTGATGGTCGCCGGCGCGGCGCTGGTCGGCATCGGCCTCTACCACCTGCGCAAGCGGCGGCTGGCCGGCCGCTCGCCCGAGGAGACCGATCACGCGGTGTGGCGCCGCTCGGCCCGCCTCGGTGGGTACGTCTCGCTGATCGCCTTCGTGCTCGTCGCGATCACCGGCGACTACCAGGCCAAGCTCATGTACGAGCAGCAGCCGCTGAAGATGAGCTCGGCCGAGGCGCTCTGCACCACCGAGGCGCCGGCCCCCTTCTCGATCTTCGCCTTCGGCAAGCTGAGCGACAACGAGTGCGACGACGTGCACTCCTGGACCGTCCCCTACCTGCTCTCCTACCTGGCGCACGGTGACTTCTCCACCGCCGTCCCCGGGGTCAACGAGCTGCAGGAGGAGTACTCGGCCGCCTACGGCGCCACCTACCCCGACGACCCGTCGTTCGGGGACAAGGCGGGCGAGCCGATCGACTACACCCCGGTGCTCGCGGTCACCTACTGGAGCTTCCGGCTGATGATCGGCATGGGCATGGTCTCGGCCGCCGTCGGCGCCTACGCCCTGTGGTCCACCCGGCGCGGGAGGGTGCCGACGTCCGCGATCGGCGTCTACGGCTCGCTGCTGGCCATCGGCACGCCGTTCCTCGCCAACGCCGCCGGCTGGATCTTCACCGAGATGGGCCGCCAGCCCTTCGTCGTCTACCCGAACCCCGACGTGCCCCGCGAGGAGCAGGTCTACTTCTTCACCGCGCAGGCGGTCTCCCCCGGCGTGAGCGCCGCCGAGGTGTGGACGTCGCTGATCGCCCTGACCCTGGTCTACGGGGCGCTCGCGGTGGTGGAGCTGTGGCTGCTCACCCGCTTCGTGCGCCGCGGCGTGACCACCAGCGACGGGGCCCCGACCCCGGGGCACACCCCCGAGGGCAGCCCGGACGACGACGTCAGCGGCGGCGCCGACGTCACCCCCGGCAGCGCCAGCACCCGCCGCAGCGACGAGGACGACGTCCTCTCGTTCGCCTACTGA
- a CDS encoding MerR family transcriptional regulator encodes MGSDPLDRLDDPDHPVLTMSQAAELLGVQAAFLRSLDTSGVLHPHRSAGGHRRYSRHQLELAARVRGLLDDGHLLASAQVIVQLEDDLAEARDERDTARQELRDRD; translated from the coding sequence ATGGGCAGCGACCCGCTCGACCGGCTGGACGACCCCGACCACCCGGTGCTCACCATGAGCCAGGCCGCCGAGCTGCTCGGCGTGCAGGCCGCGTTCCTGCGCAGCCTGGACACCTCCGGCGTCCTCCACCCGCACCGCTCGGCCGGCGGCCACCGCCGGTACTCCCGACATCAGCTGGAACTCGCCGCCCGGGTGCGAGGGCTGCTCGACGACGGCCACCTGCTGGCCTCCGCGCAGGTGATCGTGCAGCTGGAGGACGACCTCGCCGAGGCCCGCGACGAACGCGACACCGCCCGCCAGGAGCTCCGCGACCGCGACTGA
- a CDS encoding BlaI/MecI/CopY family transcriptional regulator, with protein sequence MGELERTVMDWLWAAGGPVSAAQVRDGLNAVDGDRDLALTTVHTVLGRLEQKGFLVHDDARPRRFAPRASREEHAAGLMREVLGQAADRQAVLARFVGGVDAEEAEMLRALLAGADRPGQDAGGR encoded by the coding sequence ATGGGAGAGCTGGAACGCACCGTCATGGACTGGCTCTGGGCGGCGGGCGGCCCGGTCAGCGCTGCGCAAGTGCGCGACGGCCTCAATGCCGTCGATGGGGACCGTGATCTCGCTCTCACCACCGTGCACACGGTGCTGGGCCGGCTGGAGCAGAAGGGCTTCCTGGTGCACGACGACGCCCGCCCCCGGCGGTTCGCCCCGCGCGCTTCGCGCGAGGAGCACGCGGCCGGGCTGATGCGCGAGGTGCTCGGCCAGGCCGCCGACCGGCAGGCCGTGCTCGCCCGCTTCGTCGGCGGGGTCGACGCCGAGGAGGCGGAGATGCTGCGGGCGCTGCTGGCCGGCGCCGACCGGCCCGGGCAGGACGCCGGCGGCCGCTGA
- a CDS encoding oxidoreductase, translated as MSSAWSLADVPPQQGRTAVVTGANSGLGLETARALAAAGARVVLAVRDVSRGEQAAAGLTGEVEVRRLDLADLASVRAFAAGWTGDLAVLVNNAGIMHVPAGRTADGFELQFGTNHLGHFALTALLLPHVTDRVVTVSSMLHRSGEIVLDDLNWEQRPYSATGAYGQSKLANLLFTLELQRRLTAAGAPVRALAAHPGWAATNLQGRTGNRVKDAAMAVANRAFATGAEQGALPTLFAATADLPGGGFTGPDGRTMRGAPTLAGRSAAASDPELARRLWTASAELTGVDLPAQLPG; from the coding sequence ATGAGCAGCGCCTGGAGCCTGGCCGACGTCCCGCCGCAGCAGGGCCGGACGGCGGTGGTGACCGGCGCCAACAGCGGCCTGGGCCTGGAGACCGCGCGCGCCCTGGCCGCGGCCGGCGCCCGGGTGGTGCTGGCCGTGCGGGACGTGTCCCGTGGCGAGCAGGCGGCCGCCGGCCTGACCGGGGAGGTCGAGGTGCGCCGGCTGGACCTGGCCGACCTCGCCTCGGTGCGCGCGTTCGCCGCGGGGTGGACCGGGGACCTGGCCGTGCTGGTGAACAACGCCGGGATCATGCACGTGCCGGCCGGGCGCACCGCCGACGGTTTCGAGCTGCAGTTCGGCACCAACCACCTCGGGCACTTCGCGCTGACGGCGCTGCTGCTGCCGCACGTCACCGACCGGGTGGTCACCGTCTCCTCGATGCTGCACCGGTCCGGGGAGATCGTGCTCGACGACCTGAACTGGGAGCAACGGCCGTACTCGGCCACCGGCGCCTACGGGCAGTCGAAGCTGGCCAACCTGCTCTTCACCCTGGAGCTGCAGCGCCGGCTCACCGCGGCCGGCGCGCCGGTGCGGGCACTGGCGGCGCACCCGGGCTGGGCGGCCACCAACCTGCAGGGCCGCACCGGCAACCGGGTGAAGGACGCCGCGATGGCGGTGGCCAACCGGGCCTTCGCCACCGGCGCCGAGCAGGGCGCGCTGCCCACGCTGTTCGCCGCCACCGCCGACCTGCCCGGTGGGGGCTTCACCGGCCCGGACGGGCGGACCATGCGGGGTGCGCCGACGCTGGCCGGCCGCAGCGCCGCGGCGTCGGACCCGGAGCTGGCCCGCCGCTTGTGGACCGCCTCGGCCGAGCTCACCGGGGTGGACCTCCCGGCTCAGCTGCCCGGCTGA
- a CDS encoding M56 family metallopeptidase has protein sequence MLPATATALAVLAALLAWPVPAALARAGWARRDPLAALVCWQAIGLAGGLSIIGALLVHGLAPWGHSLPEAWWHWVTRQPAVEPVRGDHWVAQTLAAVLALELLGVLALSWVRTARTRRRHRELLELVVRPGSSAPDPDETLLLDHPAPVAFCIPGARPLLVLSSGMVAELPGEQLAAVVAHERAHLREHHHLLLLPFVAWRAALPVLPAADRAHDAVRDLVEMRADDVALTALPGPDPRRTLAAAIVASAGGAGGGVPAGALAVTGGAVAARVRRLLAPAAPLPPAGRAGAIAAALGLLLVPTVLLLLPAVA, from the coding sequence GTGCTGCCCGCGACCGCCACCGCGCTCGCCGTCCTCGCCGCACTGCTGGCCTGGCCGGTGCCGGCCGCGCTCGCCCGGGCCGGCTGGGCGCGGCGCGACCCGCTGGCCGCCCTGGTCTGCTGGCAGGCGATCGGGCTGGCCGGTGGGCTGTCCATCATCGGCGCGCTGCTGGTGCACGGCCTGGCGCCCTGGGGGCACTCGCTGCCCGAGGCGTGGTGGCACTGGGTCACCCGCCAGCCGGCCGTCGAGCCGGTGCGCGGTGACCACTGGGTGGCGCAGACCCTGGCCGCGGTGCTCGCGCTGGAGCTGCTCGGGGTGCTCGCGCTCTCCTGGGTGCGCACCGCCCGTACCCGGCGGCGGCACCGCGAGCTGTTGGAGCTCGTCGTCCGGCCCGGCTCGTCGGCGCCCGACCCGGACGAGACCCTGCTGCTGGACCACCCGGCCCCGGTCGCCTTCTGCATCCCCGGTGCCAGGCCGCTGCTGGTGCTCTCCTCCGGGATGGTCGCCGAGCTGCCCGGGGAGCAGCTGGCCGCCGTCGTCGCGCACGAACGGGCCCACCTGCGCGAGCACCACCACCTGCTGCTGCTGCCGTTCGTCGCCTGGCGGGCCGCGCTGCCGGTGCTGCCGGCCGCCGACCGGGCGCACGACGCCGTCCGCGACCTGGTCGAGATGCGGGCCGACGACGTGGCGCTGACCGCGCTGCCCGGACCGGACCCGCGCCGCACGCTGGCCGCGGCCATCGTCGCCTCCGCCGGGGGCGCCGGCGGTGGGGTGCCGGCCGGGGCGCTGGCGGTCACCGGGGGAGCGGTCGCCGCCCGGGTGCGCCGGCTGCTGGCCCCGGCTGCGCCGCTGCCCCCGGCCGGCCGGGCCGGGGCGATCGCCGCCGCGCTCGGGCTGCTCCTGGTCCCGACCGTCCTGCTGCTGCTCCCCGCCGTCGCCTGA
- a CDS encoding YibE/F family protein, with product MTAHSHGHGPATDGELPPPDPAAVARRRWAVRLMLYLLVPVGLATVAGLVVFWPSSEPTAAEQAADDFFPPGQTYPVATVSSLQPYDCSDPGGEALTCATAVMVVGEGESRGDFVQVDLPPEVVSAGVAAGDELVLTRDPVEGGQATYQFSDFARGTPIVVLALAFALVVGAVARLRGLLSLVGLGFAFVVLLEFMLPALLEGGSPLWISLIGSSAIMFVVLYLAHGFNARATTALVGTLFGLALSAVLGTVAVGAARLLGFNNEENLQLLQLDRSLDFSGLVIAATVVAGLGILNDVSITQASAVWQLHDVSPEMGWRQLFARGMAIGRDHIASTVYTIVFAYAGAALPLLMLFEIYQRPFWTTLTGAEVGEEVIRTLVGGIALVLAVPVTTLVGALVATAASSAAPAPGSAAPTPEPTPEEQEAERRRERLRAMRQAAAEGSDPPRPRDPR from the coding sequence GTGACGGCCCACTCCCACGGTCACGGACCGGCCACCGACGGCGAGCTGCCGCCGCCCGATCCCGCCGCCGTCGCCCGGCGCCGCTGGGCGGTGCGGCTGATGCTCTACCTGCTCGTCCCGGTCGGGCTGGCCACCGTCGCCGGCCTGGTCGTGTTCTGGCCGAGCAGCGAACCGACCGCGGCCGAGCAGGCGGCCGACGACTTCTTCCCGCCCGGCCAGACCTACCCGGTGGCCACCGTGTCGTCGCTGCAGCCCTACGACTGCTCCGACCCCGGGGGTGAGGCGCTGACCTGCGCCACCGCGGTGATGGTCGTGGGCGAGGGGGAGAGCCGCGGCGACTTCGTGCAGGTCGACCTGCCCCCCGAGGTGGTGAGCGCGGGGGTGGCGGCCGGCGATGAGCTCGTGCTCACCCGGGACCCGGTCGAGGGCGGTCAGGCCACCTACCAGTTCTCCGACTTCGCCCGCGGCACCCCGATCGTGGTCCTCGCGCTGGCGTTCGCCCTAGTGGTCGGCGCGGTGGCCCGGCTGCGCGGGCTGCTCTCGCTGGTGGGGCTGGGCTTCGCCTTCGTCGTCCTGCTCGAGTTCATGCTGCCCGCGCTGCTGGAGGGCGGCTCGCCGCTGTGGATCAGCCTGATCGGCTCCTCGGCGATCATGTTCGTGGTGCTGTACCTGGCGCACGGGTTCAACGCCCGGGCGACGACGGCGCTGGTGGGCACCCTCTTCGGGCTGGCGCTCAGCGCGGTGCTCGGCACGGTGGCGGTGGGCGCGGCCCGGCTGCTCGGGTTCAACAACGAGGAGAACCTGCAGCTGCTGCAGCTGGACCGCAGCCTCGACTTCTCCGGCCTGGTCATCGCCGCGACCGTGGTGGCCGGGCTCGGCATCCTCAACGACGTCAGCATCACCCAGGCCTCCGCGGTCTGGCAGCTGCACGACGTCTCCCCGGAGATGGGCTGGCGCCAGCTGTTCGCCCGCGGCATGGCCATCGGCCGCGACCACATCGCCTCGACCGTCTACACGATCGTCTTCGCCTACGCGGGGGCCGCGCTGCCGCTGCTGATGCTGTTCGAGATCTACCAGCGGCCGTTCTGGACCACCCTCACCGGCGCGGAGGTGGGGGAGGAGGTCATCCGCACCCTGGTCGGTGGCATCGCGCTCGTCCTGGCCGTGCCGGTGACCACCCTCGTCGGCGCGCTGGTGGCCACCGCGGCGAGCTCGGCGGCCCCGGCCCCGGGCAGCGCCGCACCGACGCCGGAGCCGACCCCCGAGGAGCAGGAGGCCGAGCGCCGCCGGGAGCGGCTGCGGGCGATGCGGCAGGCCGCCGCCGAGGGGAGCGACCCGCCGCGGCCGCGGGACCCGCGGTGA